One Glycine max cultivar Williams 82 chromosome 4, Glycine_max_v4.0, whole genome shotgun sequence DNA segment encodes these proteins:
- the LOC100817169 gene encoding autophagy-related protein 18c, with amino-acid sequence MLAGAPSSHMSSSVSTSQGIFPTSRIGSGESPNSGASSFTQPIADMNENDETDLLSISWNQDYGCFAAGTSHGFRIYNCEPCKETFRRDLKSGGFKIVEMLFRCNILALVGAVANSHYPPNKVLIWDDHQSRCIGEFTFRSDVRGVKLRRDRIVVVLEHKIYVYNFTDLKLLHQIETLANPRGLCCLSHHSNTFVLACPGLHKGHVRVEHFGLNVTKLINAHDSQIACFTLTLDGLLLATASVKGTLIRIFNTMDGSRLQEVRRGVDRAEINSIALSPNVQWLAASSDRGTVHVFSLRVRVSGEDSLTQPNAFQGPALFHQNSSSSLDPLISPNTGANPNSSLSFMRGVLPKYFSSEWSFAQFHLPEYTHFIVAFGSQNSVIIVGMDGSFYRCSFDQVHGGEVVQQEYVRFLKFENRPK; translated from the exons ATGCTGGCTGGTGCCCCGTCTTCTCATATGAGTTCATCTGTCTCAACATCTCAAGGAATATTTCCAACTTCAAGAATTGGAAGTGGTGAATCCCCCAATAGTGGGGCCTCTTCTTTTACCCAGCCTATTGCAGATATGAATGAAAATGACGAAACAGACTTGCTCTCAATATCATGGAATCAGGACTATGGTTGCTTTGCTGCTGGCACAAGTCATGGTTTTCGTATCTATAATTGTGAACCTTGCAAAGAAACTTTCAGACGTGATTTAAAAAGCGGTGGTTTTAAAATTGTAGAGATGCTGTTCCGCTGCAATATTCTAGCACTTGTTGGTGCTGTAGCTAATTCTCACTATCCACCAAATAAAGTTTTGATATGGGATGATCATCAGAGCAGGTGCATTGGTGAATTTACATTTAGGTCTGATGTTCGTGGAGTGAAATTAAGACGTGATCGAATTGTAGTTGTTCTTGAGCACAAGATATATGTTTATAACTTCACAGATTTGAAGCTTCTTCATCAGATTGAGACTCTGGCAAATCCTAGAGGGTTGTGCTGTCTTTCACACCATTCAAATACATTTGTTTTGGCTTGTCCAGGTCTTCACAAAGGACACGTTCGAGTTGAACACTTCGGACTGAACGTGACAAAATTGATCAATGCTCATGATTCTCAAATTGCATGCTTCACTCTGACATTGGATGGGCTCCTTCTTGCAACTGCTAGTGTGAAGGGCACTTTAATTAGAATCTTCAATACAATGGATGGGTCTCGTTTACAAGAA GTAAGAAGAGGGGTAGATAGAGCTGAAATCAACAGTATAGCTTTGTCTCCAAATGTCCAGTGGTTGGCAGCATCAAGTGACAGAGGCACTGTTCATGTATTCAGCTTGAGAGTGAGAGTGTCTGGGGAGGATAGTTTGACTCAGCCAAATGCTTTTCAAGGGCCTGCACTGTTTCATCAgaattcttcatcttctttagATCCCTTGATTTCTCCAAATACTGGTGCTAACCCCAATTCATCATTATCTTTCATGAgag GAGTTTTACCAAAATATTTTAGCTCAGAATGGTCATTTGCCCAGTTCCACTTGCCTGAATACACTCATTTCATTGTGGCATTTGGATCTCAGAACTCTGTGATAATTGTTGGTATGGATGGGAG TTTCTATAGATGCAGCTTTGATCAAGTACATGGGGGAGAGGTGGTGCAGCAGGAGTATGTTCgtttcttaaaatttgaaaataggcCCAAATAA
- the LOC100817700 gene encoding quinone oxidoreductase-like protein 2 homolog: MEALLCRKLGDPTVSLEDNNSPIVLSKNHPIPQLDSPTAVRVRIKATSLNFANYLQILGKYQEKPSLPFIPGSDFSGFVDAVGPKVSNFRVGDAVCSFAALGSFAQFIVVDQSQLFQVPQGCDLVAAGALAVAFGTSHVALVHRAQLSSGQVLLVLGAAGGVGLAAVQIGKACGAIVIAVARGAEKVQLLKSLGVDHVVDLGNENVTQSIKQFLQARRLKGIDVLYDPVGGKLTKESLRLLKWGAHILIIGFASGEIPVIPANIALVKNWTVHGLYWGSYKIHRPGVLEDSLKELLSWLARGLISIHISHSYPLSEAYLAFSAIKDRKVIGKVMIVFDEKTTRSKL; this comes from the exons ATGGAGGCACTGTTGTGCAGAAAACTGGGTGATCCAACGGTATCTTTGGAAGACAACAATAGCCCAATAGTTCTGTCAAAGAATCACCCAATTCCCCAACTCGATTCTCCCACTGCAGTAAGAGTGAGAATCAAAGCCACAAGCTTGAACTTCGCCAACTACTTGCAGATACTGGGCAAGTACCAAGAGAAACCCTCTTTGCCCTTCATCCCGGGCTCCGACTTTTCCGGTTTCGTCGACGCTGTTGGCCCCAAAGTTTCCAACTTCCGAGTCGGAGACGCCGTTTGCTCCTTCGCCGCCCTCGGCTCCTTCGCTCAGTTCATCGTCGTTGACCAGTCCCAGTT GTTTCAAGTGCCCCAAGGTTGTGATCTTGTTGCTGCTGGAGCACTTGCTGTGGCGTTTGGCACTTCTCACGTGGCACTTGTTCATAGGGCCCAATTGAGCTCCGGTCAG GTGTTGTTGGTTTTGGGTGCAGCTGGAGGTGTGGGACTTGCTGCTGTGCAAATTGGAAAAGCATGTGGGGCCATTGTCATTGCTGTTGCTAG GGGAGCTGAAAAGGTGCAGCTCTTGAAATCTCTTGGGGTTGATCATGTGGTGGACTTGGGTAATGAAAATGTTACTCAGAGTATCAAACAGTTCCTTCAGGCTAGAAGGCTTAAGGGAATTGATGTCCTGTATGATCCAGTTGGAGGCAAGCTCACTAAAGAATCTTTGCGGCTTCTGAAATGGGGAGCTCACATTCTCATAATTGGGTTTGCGAGTGGAGAAATTCCTGTCATCCCTGCTAACATAGCTCTTGTTAAG AATTGGACAGTGCATGGGCTTTACTGGGGTAGCTATAAAATACACCGCCCAGGTGTTCTCGAAGATTCACTCAAGGAGCTACTGTCTTGGTTGGCAAGAGGCTTGATTTCCATCCATATTTCTCATTCTTACCCCTTGTCAGAG GCCTACCTCGCCTTTTCTGCCATCAAAGATAGGAAAGTTATTGGGAAGGTGATGATTGTTTTTGATGAAAAAACTACAAGATCTAAGTTGTGA
- the LOC100818230 gene encoding uncharacterized protein, whose product MGIIWVEVCLISAHGLQLSTSLWKRQWFAVGWIDHNSKYCTKVVNSGNANPVWRTKFVIPVDDSVSNIQDLALNVEVYSIDPVFFTEKLLGSATVFLREFLVKRVKNSEVSKPRQKEVGSYQLRKKKSSKPRGFIDILIRISDKKKEPNSHPGSKEGILLLDDGDGTQLTIEEGIRQVYPQKPQVSIHQPEKDHVQTNVPDYHSVPFATTDYYDPYVGEASNHEMGEPSYHEVAGPSYLLPRTITPPPPPPPSNVGYIPTFLPRNDGLSPSYTEMSTSRAAPGQRVPAGVAMGLGAGALAAGAIIFGDDFMSGFDVPPGIGDSSFNRGIDPAF is encoded by the exons ATGGGGATTATATGGGTGGAGGTCTGCTTGATATCTGCACATGGACTCCAGCTTTCAACCTCACTTTGGAAGCGTCAATGGTTTGCTGTTGGGTGGATTGATCATAATAGCAAATATTGCACCAAAGTTGTTAATTCTGGGAATGCAAATCCTGTATGGAGAACCAAGTTTGTCATTCCTGTTGATGACTCGGTGTCAAACATCCAAGATTTGGCACTGAACGTGGAAGTTTACAGTATAGACCCcgttttcttcacggaaaagcTTCTAGGCTCAGCAACAGTTTTTCTGAGAGAGTTTCTTGTCAAGCGGGTAAAGAATTCTGAGGTGTCAAAACCTAGGCAAAAGGAAGTTGGAAGCTACCAATTACGAAAGAAAAAATCCAGCAAACCAAGAGGTttcattgatattttaattcGTATTTCTGACAAAAAGAAAGAGCCAAATTCCCACCCAG GTAgcaaggaaggaattttgctCTTAGATGATGGTGATGGTACCCAGTTGACCATAGAGGAAGGAATAAGGCAAGTCTATCCACAGAAGCCCCAAGTTTCAATTCATCAGCCAGAAAAAGATCATGTACAAACAAATGTCCCAGACTACCATTCAGTGCCATTCGCCACTACAGACTATTATGATCCATATGTGGGTGAAGCAAGCAACCATGAGATGGGTGAACCAAGCTACCATGAGGTGGCTGGACCAAGCTATCTACTGCCTAGAACAATAACGCCTCCTCCACCACCCCCACCATCAAATGTTGGCTATATTCCAACTTTTCTCCCAAGAAATGATGGCTTGTCTCCAAGCTACACAGAGATGTCAACATCCAGGGCAGCTCCTGGTCAGAGGGTACCTGCAGGAGTTGCAATGGGGTTAGGTGCTGGAGCACTAGCTGCTGGTGCTATAATATTTGGTGATGACTTCATGTCAGGATTTGATGTTCCTCCGGGCATAGGAGATTCTAGCTTCAACAGAGGAATTGATCCTGCTTTCTGA
- the LOC100792685 gene encoding uncharacterized protein — MVTIMRVAAQTQTQLQLKKHMIEGFGSKYMELKWVRRRTSKSSQLEKTKKLSSKPPFPIYISTDPRHVDPHRLRDLFADCNHSTHRFPTRPEPVDIRKLRTALSHSAVLVSVFYNPQHVNAVFHQNSSSSSIADIFMPVSPSRDQLVGFGRAVSDYGLTASIYDVMVIPSLQRMGIGQMIVKKIVRMLTNRDIYDIAALCSGNERLFFEACGFGNDILGSTTMMYRRTAPLTIQEGE, encoded by the exons ATGGTGACAATAATGAGAGTCGCAGCACAAACCCAGACACAGTTACAGTTGAAGAAACACATGATAGAGGGTTTCGGTTCCAAATACATGGAATTAAAATGGGTAAGGCGAAGAACAAGCAAAAGCTCTCAGCTCGAGAAGACGAAGAAGCTATCATCAAAACCACCTTTCCCAATTTACATTTCCACCGACCCACGCCATGTGGACCCGCACCGTCTCCGAGACCTCTTCGCTGATTGCAACCACTCTACCCACCGATTCCCTACCCGACCCGAACCCGTGGATATCCGCAAGCTCCGCACTGCACTGTCTCATAGTGCCGTTCTTGTCTCCGTCTTCTACAACCCCCAACATGTAAACGCCGTTTTCCATCAGAATTCATCGTCGTCTTCAATCGCGGATATTTTCATGCCGGTTTCTCCTTCACGCGATCAATTGGTCGGGTTTGGCCGCGCCGTTTCCGATTATGGCCTCACCGCTTCTATTTACGATGTCATg GTTATTCCTTCCCTGCAGAGAATGGGAATTGGTCagatgatagttaaaaaaattgttag AATGCTTACAAATAGAGACATCTATGACATAGCAGCCCTTTGTTCGGGGAATGAAAG GTTATTTTTTGAGGCGTGTGGATTTGGCAATGACATTTTGGGCTCTACTACCATGATGTACAGGAGAACTGCTCCATTAACAATCCAGGAAGGTGAATAG